The nucleotide window GGGTCACCTACAGGCACTCCTCCGGCATTAACTTCGATTATTGCACCTTCATTAAAAGGTTCGTTTTTATCTATCCATTCATCAAGGTACTGTTTCGCAGTTTTCTTTCCTATATTGCCACCTATGCCTATTCCCACATTTGCAACTTTTTCACCCTTGGGAAATACCCAGACATAGCCCCTCGGTGCAATATCATTTCCAAAGTACAGGTCAAGCATGTCTGGTTCATCAAGGTCAACCACCATCTCATACTGAAAGGCAGAGTCTATATCCACGAGCTTCTGAGTTGAATTTATTCCATACCATCTTGCCACCTTACTTTCAACACCATCCGCACCCACAACAACCTCGGCATCAACCTCAAATATCTCCCCCATTCTATTAACCTCGACACCCTTAACATAACCGCCCTCAACTTTCAGACCGGTTACCTCTGCCCTTGTATTAATATCAGCTCCAGCTTTGGCCGCCTCTATGGCAAGATACTTGTCAAACATCTTTCGCTCAATCACCCAGCCAACCTGCTCATTATATCTCGCAGTAACCTTCTCGCCGTTAGGAGCTATCACATTGGCACCCCATATATCATTTATGCACCATCTCTTAGAAGGCTCAAAGCCTAGAATTGCAGGGCCGTTAACACTTAAACCCTCTCCGCAGCGCTTCGGAGCCCCTATTTCCTGCCTCTTTTCAAGAACAAGAACATCAGCTCCAGCCTCTGCCGCAGCTTTTGCTGTATTACTCCCACCCGGACCTGCGCCAACCACTACAATGTCATATCTATCCTTCATCTTCACACCTCCACTATTGCTCCAACAGGACAGAACTTTGTGCAGGTTCCGCAGTCTGTGCACATTTCAGTATCAACAACAACTTCATAACCCTTATCAAGATTCAAGGCAAGGAACGGGCACACTCCAACGCACCCTCCACAGCCCATACATATATTG belongs to archaeon BMS3Bbin15 and includes:
- a CDS encoding ferredoxin-2, producing MPRKVLYNICMGCGGCVGVCPFLALNLDKGYEVVVDTEMCTDCGTCTKFCPVGAIVEV